One region of Anaerotignum faecicola genomic DNA includes:
- a CDS encoding ATP-binding protein: MCQSIGEPVIPLLRLLYYSVEEAIAAANEIGYYPVVLRPAFTLGAQQRPASHNEA, translated from the coding sequence ATGTGCCAATCCATCGGTGAGCCCGTTATCCCCCTCCTCAGATTACTTTATTATTCCGTAGAAGAAGCCATCGCAGCGGCAAATGAAATCGGTTATTATCCCGTTGTGCTGCGTCCTGCCTTCACACTGGGCGCACAACAGCGGCCGGCTTCCCATAACGAAGCTTGA
- a CDS encoding carbamoyl phosphate synthase preATP-grasp domain-containing protein → MPKRTDLKKILIIGSGPIVIGQAAEFDYAGTQACLALKEEGFEVVLVNSNPATIMTDTTIADKVYMEPLTLEYVAKILRYERPDAIVPGIGGQTGLNLAMQLEKRAS, encoded by the coding sequence ATGCCAAAGAGAACAGACTTAAAGAAAATTCTGATTATCGGCTCCGGCCCCATTGTAATCGGTCAAGCAGCAGAGTTTGACTATGCCGGCACGCAGGCGTGTCTGGCTTTGAAGGAAGAGGGCTTTGAGGTTGTATTAGTTAATTCTAACCCCGCAACCATCATGACAGATACCACCATTGCGGATAAGGTTTATATGGAACCTCTGACTCTGGAATATGTTGCAAAAATCCTGCGTTACGAAAGACCTGATGCCATTGTTCCCGGTATCGGCGGACAGACAGGTCTGAATCTGGCAATGCAGCTGGAAAAAAGGGCATCCTGA
- a CDS encoding amidohydrolase family protein, whose translation MIATDHAPHSAEEKSRGLEKSLMGVVGLETAFPILYTKLVKTGVLSLEKLIELMHTNPRNRFCVGTPLEEGQPASLTVYDLDKEYTINPDDFLSMGRATPFAGEKVFGACRLTMYHGSIAWKDETL comes from the coding sequence ATGATTGCGACAGACCACGCTCCCCACTCCGCAGAGGAAAAGAGCAGAGGTCTGGAAAAGAGCCTGATGGGTGTAGTCGGTCTGGAAACTGCCTTCCCCATTCTGTATACCAAGCTGGTGAAAACAGGCGTACTTTCTCTGGAAAAGCTCATCGAGTTGATGCACACCAATCCCAGAAACCGCTTCTGTGTCGGCACACCTCTGGAAGAAGGACAGCCTGCAAGCCTGACGGTTTACGATTTGGATAAGGAATACACCATCAACCCAGATGACTTCCTGAGCATGGGCAGAGCAACGCCCTTCGCAGGAGAAAAGGTTTTTGGTGCCTGCAGGCTGACAATGTATCACGGCAGCATTGCATGGAAGGATGAAACACTGTAA
- a CDS encoding dihydroorotase — protein sequence MDYILANATVFVHGKFMKSNVFIANGMIHEISNRTPQADCSVYDLNGCFVFPGFIDVHVHLREPGFFYKETIKSGSLAAAHGGYTAVCAMPNLNPVPDCRENLEVQLKAIRETACIQVVPYGTITVGEKGEELAAYDEIVNDVCAFSDDGRGVQNDEIMREAMKKISTYNKIVAAHCEDNSLLAGGYIHKGEYAKAHGHRGICSESEWKQIERDLQLVKETGVKYHVCHISTKESVALIRKARAEGLDVTCETAPHYLTMNDSMLQEDGRFKMNPPSAARRTEKH from the coding sequence GTGGACTATATTCTAGCGAATGCAACTGTATTTGTTCATGGCAAATTCATGAAATCCAACGTATTTATCGCCAACGGTATGATTCACGAAATTTCCAACCGCACACCTCAGGCAGATTGTTCCGTTTATGATTTAAACGGCTGCTTTGTTTTTCCCGGTTTTATTGATGTTCATGTGCATCTGAGAGAGCCGGGCTTTTTTTATAAGGAGACCATCAAAAGCGGCAGCCTTGCGGCGGCACATGGCGGCTATACGGCAGTCTGCGCCATGCCGAACCTGAACCCCGTCCCTGATTGTCGGGAAAATCTGGAGGTGCAGCTAAAGGCAATCCGCGAAACCGCCTGCATTCAGGTTGTTCCCTACGGCACGATTACGGTAGGCGAAAAAGGTGAGGAATTGGCGGCGTATGACGAAATCGTCAATGATGTCTGCGCCTTTTCTGATGATGGGCGTGGTGTGCAAAATGATGAAATCATGCGTGAAGCAATGAAAAAAATCAGCACTTACAACAAAATTGTTGCCGCGCACTGCGAGGATAATTCCCTGCTTGCGGGCGGCTATATTCATAAGGGCGAATATGCAAAGGCACATGGGCATCGGGGTATCTGCTCCGAAAGCGAATGGAAGCAGATTGAGAGAGATTTGCAGCTGGTAAAGGAAACCGGCGTGAAATACCATGTCTGCCACATCTCCACAAAGGAAAGCGTGGCACTCATCCGCAAGGCAAGGGCAGAGGGGTTGGATGTGACCTGCGAAACCGCGCCGCATTATCTGACCATGAATGATTCCATGCTGCAGGAGGACGGACGCTTTAAAATGAACCCCCCATCCGCAGCGAGGAGGACAGAGAAGCACTGA